Proteins encoded together in one Cardiocondyla obscurior isolate alpha-2009 linkage group LG07, Cobs3.1, whole genome shotgun sequence window:
- the LOC139104202 gene encoding nose resistant to fluoxetine protein 6 isoform X1 encodes MGTFVRIWTIFGLVALSRGESPVEVLTSSGGLGTFEEEAILHVLARNKTDTTKNFTFVELISSLGNYTIDAEKDVWSEERPEVHHTNPHYDHFSEKIDFEARRLLQILPPYDPGAGDVSVECKRHADIFHEELAKFTLWALQMYDATAKVPSGLLSGNVNQFGDFDECVGVEGKDGIRGQYCLAYLQLDIDQSRSDLKYLHRLLHSHYAFRSNLTDPGHRVPRFSSVNWAICTPASCTAQDVKASLQHAISKYTAQTGLKISLQVDQNMCQVKKEFVPSNATIATSLLFVTVFVLTFVAAYYDHCKIPASELLLSFSLKRNVLKLFSLERPQGDIAALHGIRFLNSVLLLTAHKSMAVFFIPYVNRTYMGEFLGKPWTVIGRAASLYTDPFIMLSGLLTTYSFVGRLKRTGALDVKNEYLSRLLRLVPTLGALILFCTYIMPYIGSGPQWPLVVTNHAEICKRTWWRNFLFIHNYFGFENMCLTHTHHVGIDTQLFAISPLMVLLLYKRPKMGAIVLAIVASISTILRFYVTYVKDLNNYVYYGTSIRQLFDTADYSYTLPSHRLTVYIIGVFAGYLLRNVPKDFKFGATALYTGWTVCSLMFAAAFIGPSKMGSIDYVYNPIHAAVYNAFAPIGWCALFLWITITQHTGNSNGFLHRLASWRGFLITTRISYAIYLTQFPIFFYNVGQTRTAETFEFFKIMLNIKEMGWIFFMSIVLTLLFDMPFQNIKNYIFKKPALKENIKKSSKVE; translated from the exons ATGGGAACGTTTGTGAGAATCTGGACAATTTTCGGTCTGGTAGCTTTGTCGCGCGGCGAGTCGCCGGTGGAAGTCTTGACATCCTCCGGCGGGCTCGGCACCTTTGAGGAGGAGGCTATACTCCATGTGCTTGCGCGCAACAAGACCGACACAACTAAGAACTTCACTTTCGTCGAGCTCATCAGCAGCCTCGGTAATtacacgatcgacgccgagaAAGACGTGTGGAGTGAAGAAAGGCCGGAAGTGCATCACACGAATCCGCACTATG atCACTTCTCCGAGAAGATCGATTTCGAGGCACGCAGATTGCTACAGATCCTACCGCCTTACGATCCCGGCGCGGGGGACGTCAGCGTGGAATGCAAACGACACGCGGACATCTTTCACGAGGAGCTCGCCAAGTTCACTCTCTGGGCGCTTCAAA TGTACGATGCCACCGCGAAAGTGCCTTCCGGCCTCCTAAGCGGTAACGTTAATCAATTCGGCGATTTCGACGAATGCGTCGGTGTCGAAGGCAAGGATGGCATTCGCGGGCAATACTGTCTGGCATATTTGCAATTGGATATCGACCAATCTCGGTCAGATCTCAAGTACCTGCACCGCCTGCTACATTCGCATTATGCGTTTCGCAGCAACCTAACCGAC CCCGGTCACAGAGTGCCGCGCTTTAGCAGCGTGAATTGGGCCATATGCACCCCCGCGTCATGCACAGCCCAAGACGTGAAAGCCTCCCTCCAACATGCAATTTCAAAGTACACGGCTCAGACCGGTCTGAAAATCTCGCTGCAAGTGGACCAGAACATGTGCCAAGTGAAAAAAGAATTCGTTCCGTCAAATGCGACTATCGCAACTAG tCTTCTTTTCGTCACTGTGTTTGTGCTGACTTTCGTAGCCGCGTACTACGATCATTGCAAAATACCGGCTAGCGAATTACTTCTATCGTTCTCTCTGAAACGCAACGTTCTTAAACTATTCTCGTTGGAAAGACCGCAGGGTGACATAGCGGCGCTCCACGGCATTCGATTCTTAAACAGTGTTCTACTACTCACAGCTCACAAGAGTATGGCTGTATTTTTCATCCCTTACGTGAATCGAACTTACATGGGCGAG TTTTTAGGTAAACCGTGGACTGTCATAGGAAGAGCAGCCAGTCTGTATACCGATCCGTTTATCATGCTATCTGGTTTGTTAACGACATACTCGTTCGTAGGTAGATTGAAAAGAACCGGAGCTCTAGATGTCAAGAACGAATATTTATCGCGCTTGTTAAG ACTAGTACCGACGTTAGGTGCGTTAATACTTTTTTGTACTTACATTATGCCGTACATCGGATCTGGACCACAGTGGCCGCTGGTGGTGACGAACCATGCAGAAATCTGCAAGAGAACATGGTGGAggaatttcttatttattcaCAATTACTTTGGATTCGAAAATATG TGTCTCACGCACACGCACCACGTAGGAATAGACACGCAATTGTTCGCCATTTCACCTCTGATGGTATTACTCCTGTACAAAAGGCCGAAGATGGGCGCCATTGTGCTCGCCATAGTAGCTTCGATATCTACGATATTGAGATTCTACGTCACATACGTTAAAGACCTTAACAATTACGTATATTACGGCACGTC GATAAGGCAGCTGTTCGACACCGCGGATTATTCCTATACGCTGCCGTCGCACAGACTGACTGTTTACATTATCGGGGTCTTCGCGGGCTATTTGTTGCGCAACGTACCTAAGGACTTCAAGTTCGGCGCA ACAGCTCTTTACACAGGCTGGACCGTGTGCAGCTTGATGTTCGCCGCGGCTTTCATCGGTCCCTCCAAAATGGGCTCCATAGACTACGTGTACAACCCGATCCATGCCGCCGTGTACAACGCGTTCGCCCCCATCGGTTGGTGCGCCCTCTTCCTATGGATTACAATAACGCAGCATACCGGCAATTCAAatg GATTCCTGCACAGACTAGCCTCTTGGCGAGGATTTCTCATCACCACGAGGATCAGCTATGCCATTTATTTGACGCAATTcccgatatttttttacaacgttgGGCAAACCCGCACGGCGGAAACCTTCGagtttttcaaaataatg ttaaatataaaagaaatggGATGGATTTTCTTCATGTCGATAGTCCTCACACTTTTATTTGACATGCcgtttcaaaatattaaaaattatatatttaaaaaaccaGCGTTAaaagagaatattaaaaagtcgTCCAAAGTGGAATAG
- the LOC139104202 gene encoding nose resistant to fluoxetine protein 6 isoform X2 yields MYDATAKVPSGLLSGNVNQFGDFDECVGVEGKDGIRGQYCLAYLQLDIDQSRSDLKYLHRLLHSHYAFRSNLTDPGHRVPRFSSVNWAICTPASCTAQDVKASLQHAISKYTAQTGLKISLQVDQNMCQVKKEFVPSNATIATSLLFVTVFVLTFVAAYYDHCKIPASELLLSFSLKRNVLKLFSLERPQGDIAALHGIRFLNSVLLLTAHKSMAVFFIPYVNRTYMGEFLGKPWTVIGRAASLYTDPFIMLSGLLTTYSFVGRLKRTGALDVKNEYLSRLLRLVPTLGALILFCTYIMPYIGSGPQWPLVVTNHAEICKRTWWRNFLFIHNYFGFENMCLTHTHHVGIDTQLFAISPLMVLLLYKRPKMGAIVLAIVASISTILRFYVTYVKDLNNYVYYGTSIRQLFDTADYSYTLPSHRLTVYIIGVFAGYLLRNVPKDFKFGATALYTGWTVCSLMFAAAFIGPSKMGSIDYVYNPIHAAVYNAFAPIGWCALFLWITITQHTGNSNGFLHRLASWRGFLITTRISYAIYLTQFPIFFYNVGQTRTAETFEFFKIMLNIKEMGWIFFMSIVLTLLFDMPFQNIKNYIFKKPALKENIKKSSKVE; encoded by the exons A TGTACGATGCCACCGCGAAAGTGCCTTCCGGCCTCCTAAGCGGTAACGTTAATCAATTCGGCGATTTCGACGAATGCGTCGGTGTCGAAGGCAAGGATGGCATTCGCGGGCAATACTGTCTGGCATATTTGCAATTGGATATCGACCAATCTCGGTCAGATCTCAAGTACCTGCACCGCCTGCTACATTCGCATTATGCGTTTCGCAGCAACCTAACCGAC CCCGGTCACAGAGTGCCGCGCTTTAGCAGCGTGAATTGGGCCATATGCACCCCCGCGTCATGCACAGCCCAAGACGTGAAAGCCTCCCTCCAACATGCAATTTCAAAGTACACGGCTCAGACCGGTCTGAAAATCTCGCTGCAAGTGGACCAGAACATGTGCCAAGTGAAAAAAGAATTCGTTCCGTCAAATGCGACTATCGCAACTAG tCTTCTTTTCGTCACTGTGTTTGTGCTGACTTTCGTAGCCGCGTACTACGATCATTGCAAAATACCGGCTAGCGAATTACTTCTATCGTTCTCTCTGAAACGCAACGTTCTTAAACTATTCTCGTTGGAAAGACCGCAGGGTGACATAGCGGCGCTCCACGGCATTCGATTCTTAAACAGTGTTCTACTACTCACAGCTCACAAGAGTATGGCTGTATTTTTCATCCCTTACGTGAATCGAACTTACATGGGCGAG TTTTTAGGTAAACCGTGGACTGTCATAGGAAGAGCAGCCAGTCTGTATACCGATCCGTTTATCATGCTATCTGGTTTGTTAACGACATACTCGTTCGTAGGTAGATTGAAAAGAACCGGAGCTCTAGATGTCAAGAACGAATATTTATCGCGCTTGTTAAG ACTAGTACCGACGTTAGGTGCGTTAATACTTTTTTGTACTTACATTATGCCGTACATCGGATCTGGACCACAGTGGCCGCTGGTGGTGACGAACCATGCAGAAATCTGCAAGAGAACATGGTGGAggaatttcttatttattcaCAATTACTTTGGATTCGAAAATATG TGTCTCACGCACACGCACCACGTAGGAATAGACACGCAATTGTTCGCCATTTCACCTCTGATGGTATTACTCCTGTACAAAAGGCCGAAGATGGGCGCCATTGTGCTCGCCATAGTAGCTTCGATATCTACGATATTGAGATTCTACGTCACATACGTTAAAGACCTTAACAATTACGTATATTACGGCACGTC GATAAGGCAGCTGTTCGACACCGCGGATTATTCCTATACGCTGCCGTCGCACAGACTGACTGTTTACATTATCGGGGTCTTCGCGGGCTATTTGTTGCGCAACGTACCTAAGGACTTCAAGTTCGGCGCA ACAGCTCTTTACACAGGCTGGACCGTGTGCAGCTTGATGTTCGCCGCGGCTTTCATCGGTCCCTCCAAAATGGGCTCCATAGACTACGTGTACAACCCGATCCATGCCGCCGTGTACAACGCGTTCGCCCCCATCGGTTGGTGCGCCCTCTTCCTATGGATTACAATAACGCAGCATACCGGCAATTCAAatg GATTCCTGCACAGACTAGCCTCTTGGCGAGGATTTCTCATCACCACGAGGATCAGCTATGCCATTTATTTGACGCAATTcccgatatttttttacaacgttgGGCAAACCCGCACGGCGGAAACCTTCGagtttttcaaaataatg ttaaatataaaagaaatggGATGGATTTTCTTCATGTCGATAGTCCTCACACTTTTATTTGACATGCcgtttcaaaatattaaaaattatatatttaaaaaaccaGCGTTAaaagagaatattaaaaagtcgTCCAAAGTGGAATAG